A window of the Thermoleophilia bacterium SCSIO 60948 genome harbors these coding sequences:
- a CDS encoding dihydrofolate reductase, with amino-acid sequence MTGLARIHNFSISLDGFATGEGLSREAPFGHAGEQLHEWMFATRFGGRARGTAGVDDALAREHERGIGAEIMGAGKFGPPGWQDDPDWRGWWGPDPPFHTPTFVLTHRPRSPIEMEGGTTFHFLDASPEDALRIARDAAGDGDVRIGGGPTVNRDFIAAGLVDHIHLVQVPIVLGRGVRLWDGLEGLERDYAVEVTASPSGVTHITLTR; translated from the coding sequence ATGACCGGCCTGGCGCGGATCCACAACTTCTCGATCTCCCTCGACGGCTTCGCCACCGGCGAGGGGCTCAGCCGCGAGGCGCCGTTCGGGCACGCCGGCGAACAGCTCCACGAGTGGATGTTCGCCACCCGTTTCGGAGGCCGCGCTCGAGGCACCGCCGGGGTCGACGACGCCCTCGCGCGCGAGCACGAGCGCGGGATCGGAGCCGAGATCATGGGCGCCGGGAAGTTCGGGCCACCCGGTTGGCAGGACGACCCTGACTGGCGCGGCTGGTGGGGTCCCGACCCGCCGTTTCACACGCCGACGTTCGTGCTCACCCACCGGCCGCGCTCGCCGATCGAGATGGAGGGCGGGACGACGTTCCACTTCCTCGACGCCTCGCCCGAGGACGCGCTTCGGATCGCGCGCGACGCGGCCGGGGATGGCGACGTGCGGATCGGCGGCGGCCCGACGGTCAACCGCGACTTCATCGCCGCCGGGCTCGTCGACCACATCCACCTCGTCCAGGTCCCGATCGTGCTCGGTCGCGGGGTCAGGCTCTGGGACGGCCTCGAAGGTCTGGAGCGCGACTACGCGGTCGAGGTGACAGCGTCGCCGAGCGGCGTCACGCACATCACGCTCACGCGCTGA
- a CDS encoding MarR family transcriptional regulator produces the protein MAPRVTITEVTVSTEPDPRRRRRAPAASLLMTRLARASSRYLAASLEPTGIKAPEFAVLSYLSAVGPLPQGALGSGLRIDPSNLVALIDRLEAAGLVVRGRDPEDRRRHRLALTEAGAEKLGEAERAVADAEQALLEPLSRAEQVQLIGLLDRLAQHSCSHSRMGC, from the coding sequence ATGGCACCGCGCGTCACGATCACCGAGGTCACCGTCTCGACTGAGCCGGACCCGCGCCGCAGGCGCCGCGCCCCCGCCGCGTCCCTTCTCATGACGCGCCTCGCGCGCGCATCGAGCCGCTACCTCGCCGCCTCGCTCGAGCCGACCGGGATCAAGGCACCCGAGTTCGCGGTGCTGAGCTACCTGTCCGCGGTCGGGCCACTCCCGCAGGGCGCGCTCGGGTCGGGTCTTCGCATCGACCCCTCGAACCTCGTCGCCCTGATCGACCGGCTCGAGGCCGCGGGCCTCGTCGTTCGCGGTCGCGACCCCGAGGACCGCCGCCGTCACCGCCTTGCGCTCACCGAGGCCGGTGCCGAGAAGCTCGGCGAGGCTGAGCGCGCGGTCGCCGACGCCGAGCAGGCGCTGCTCGAGCCGCTCTCACGCGCCGAGCAGGTGCAGCTGATCGGGCTGCTCGACAGGCTCGCCCAGCACTCCTGCTCGCACTCGAGGATGGGCTGCTGA
- a CDS encoding LLM class flavin-dependent oxidoreductase → MTGQAKKKMHLLGFVQHGVINHASTMWAHPQDKVGYHFSRPEFWRDLGQTMERGLYDAMFIADELAPYNTHGGSSDATVKYAGQCPVHSPETVVPIVGAFTKHLGIGITLSTSFVRPYMMARNLSSLDHLTSGRVGWNIVTSYSKSEFQAMGLDNLTPRDKRYEVVEEYMQICYQLWDSWDDDAVLYDRETGVFADPSKVREIDFQGEHFRSKGRFFVEPSPQRRPVLWQAGSSPQGRDFAAKHAESVFGIFPTPRTMRAYSDDIRRRASDHGRDPNSVKLIYGLQTVIDRDRSRAQERYEELREKIQLDSAFAIMSGHTGVDFSQYDLDDPLEDVDAQGIRGLFDAILEAKDGEPVTVREAAQIYGMSIGAPVAVGTPEDVADQMEVYVDEGGCDGFMMLATHVPGCFIEQTELLVPELQRRGRFRHRYPGTTLRESLMEY, encoded by the coding sequence GTGACGGGCCAGGCCAAGAAGAAGATGCACCTGCTGGGATTCGTCCAGCACGGCGTCATCAACCACGCCTCGACGATGTGGGCACACCCGCAGGACAAGGTGGGCTACCACTTCTCGCGTCCGGAGTTCTGGCGCGATCTCGGTCAGACGATGGAGCGTGGGCTCTACGACGCGATGTTCATCGCCGACGAGCTCGCTCCCTACAACACGCACGGCGGCAGCTCGGACGCGACGGTCAAGTACGCCGGCCAGTGCCCGGTCCATTCGCCGGAGACGGTGGTTCCGATCGTCGGTGCGTTCACGAAGCACCTGGGGATCGGGATCACGCTCTCGACCTCGTTCGTGAGGCCGTACATGATGGCTCGCAACCTCTCCTCGCTCGATCACCTCACGTCGGGCCGGGTGGGGTGGAACATCGTCACGTCGTACTCCAAGAGCGAGTTCCAGGCGATGGGGCTCGACAACCTGACGCCCCGAGACAAGCGCTACGAGGTCGTCGAGGAGTACATGCAGATCTGCTATCAGCTCTGGGACAGCTGGGATGACGACGCGGTCCTCTACGACCGCGAGACGGGCGTCTTCGCCGACCCCTCCAAGGTTCGCGAGATCGACTTCCAGGGCGAGCACTTCCGCTCGAAGGGGAGGTTCTTCGTCGAGCCCTCGCCGCAGCGGCGCCCCGTGCTCTGGCAGGCCGGGTCCTCGCCGCAGGGACGCGACTTCGCGGCCAAGCACGCCGAGTCCGTCTTCGGGATATTCCCGACGCCGCGGACGATGCGCGCCTACTCCGACGACATTCGCCGGCGCGCCTCCGACCACGGACGCGACCCGAACTCGGTCAAGTTGATCTACGGCCTCCAGACCGTCATCGATCGCGATCGCTCGCGGGCACAGGAGCGCTACGAGGAGCTCAGGGAGAAGATCCAGCTCGACTCGGCGTTCGCGATCATGTCCGGCCACACGGGCGTCGACTTCTCGCAGTACGACCTCGACGATCCGCTCGAGGACGTCGACGCGCAGGGCATCCGCGGTCTCTTCGACGCGATCCTCGAGGCCAAGGACGGCGAGCCCGTGACGGTCCGCGAGGCGGCGCAGATCTACGGCATGTCGATCGGGGCACCGGTCGCGGTCGGGACCCCGGAGGACGTCGCCGACCAGATGGAGGTCTACGTCGATGAGGGTGGCTGCGACGGGTTCATGATGCTGGCGACCCACGTGCCAGGGTGCTTCATCGAGCAGACCGAACTGCTCGTCCCGGAGCTGCAGCGCCGCGGTCGTTTCCGCCACCGCTATCCCGGGACGACGCTGCGCGAGTCGCTGATGGAGTACTGA
- a CDS encoding sodium:solute symporter, with protein sequence MLSLGVLMFAIAFAVRAMVKNTHSFVIAGRQIPLGFGVGSVIAVWTWSMAVMLSSAQAYSWGISGLLWFIVPNGLAVMIMVPFALRLRRQMPAGYTIIEFIRERFRNRTASNLMLGAILFGLLAEICINLFGVTLVMGVIFGLDATAVLAITLVIVTLYSYFGGLWTSAITATINTLLITVPAALVVLYVFYKVGGAGAVFDGASAAGSQNFNPVRWETASAFGISLALGLFASTMADQTFWQKVWAMKPENLDRTFLWSGLWFYPIPMTLGLLGLVGLAAGVVPGDLGAFGPGGVGPYVVSHVGLPVILIAAYVLIICNACYSSIDGAFSALSSIVAVDVVNRVFPNVSERRLFAFTKSSIFVAGAIGGAIVLSGIDYVNLVTTIFFIKAALVVPLGLAIFWKRMTAPAFIVAVVGAVAIGYPIRQEVNELAGIVALMGTSLIASIGISLLGRKSFDFGQLKPAKAGLASAPPAQQPTPAQPMPTRAVELPAGGQN encoded by the coding sequence ATGCTAAGCCTCGGCGTGTTGATGTTCGCGATCGCCTTCGCCGTCAGGGCGATGGTCAAGAACACCCACAGCTTCGTCATCGCCGGGCGTCAGATACCGCTCGGGTTCGGTGTCGGTTCGGTCATCGCGGTCTGGACCTGGTCGATGGCGGTGATGCTCTCCTCCGCGCAGGCCTATTCGTGGGGCATCTCGGGGCTGCTCTGGTTCATCGTCCCCAACGGCCTCGCGGTCATGATCATGGTCCCGTTCGCCCTTCGTCTCAGGCGGCAGATGCCGGCGGGCTACACGATCATCGAGTTCATCCGCGAGCGGTTCCGAAACCGCACCGCCTCGAACCTGATGCTCGGCGCGATCCTGTTCGGGCTGCTCGCCGAGATCTGCATCAACCTGTTCGGGGTCACGCTCGTCATGGGCGTCATCTTCGGGCTCGACGCGACGGCGGTGCTAGCGATCACGCTGGTGATCGTCACCCTCTATTCGTACTTCGGGGGCCTGTGGACGTCGGCGATCACGGCGACGATCAACACGCTTTTGATCACCGTGCCCGCGGCCCTGGTGGTCCTCTACGTCTTCTACAAGGTCGGCGGTGCCGGAGCTGTCTTCGACGGTGCCAGCGCCGCGGGGTCGCAGAACTTCAATCCGGTCCGCTGGGAGACGGCGTCGGCGTTCGGGATCTCGCTCGCGCTCGGGCTGTTCGCCTCGACGATGGCCGATCAGACCTTCTGGCAGAAGGTCTGGGCGATGAAGCCCGAGAACCTCGACCGGACCTTCCTGTGGTCCGGGCTCTGGTTCTACCCGATCCCGATGACCCTCGGGCTGCTCGGCCTGGTCGGTCTCGCGGCCGGGGTGGTGCCCGGGGACCTCGGGGCCTTCGGGCCGGGCGGTGTCGGCCCCTACGTGGTCTCGCACGTCGGCCTGCCGGTGATCTTGATCGCCGCCTACGTGCTGATCATCTGCAACGCCTGCTACTCGTCGATCGACGGCGCCTTCTCGGCACTGTCCTCGATCGTCGCGGTAGACGTCGTCAATCGGGTGTTCCCGAACGTCTCCGAGCGGAGGCTGTTCGCGTTCACGAAGAGCAGCATCTTCGTCGCCGGCGCGATCGGCGGCGCGATCGTCCTGTCGGGGATCGACTACGTGAACCTGGTGACGACGATCTTCTTCATCAAGGCGGCGCTCGTGGTGCCGCTCGGCCTGGCGATCTTCTGGAAGCGGATGACGGCGCCGGCGTTCATCGTCGCCGTCGTCGGCGCCGTGGCGATCGGCTATCCGATCCGCCAGGAGGTCAACGAGCTCGCCGGGATCGTCGCCCTGATGGGCACCTCGCTGATCGCGTCGATCGGGATCAGCCTGCTCGGCCGCAAGTCCTTCGACTTCGGTCAGCTCAAGCCGGCGAAGGCCGGGCTCGCCAGTGCGCCTCCCGCCCAGCAGCCGACCCCCGCCCAGCCGATGCCGACCCGCGCGGTCGAGCTGCCGGCCGGCGGACAGAACTGA
- a CDS encoding ABC transporter ATP-binding protein — protein sequence MLALFRPYRRRLGTVLFLIFISAGLGMVSPFLLKAVLDTAIPEANTTLLIALVGGMVAIAVATGALGVAQTLLSNRVGQRVMHDLRADVYRHLQRLSLAFFTRTRTGDIQSRIANDIGGVQNVVTSTATSIVSNVTTVLAAVVAMFILDWRLASFALILLPFFVWFTRRVGQERKRITAVKQGRMSDMSSLVEESLSVSGMLLGRTMGRSDELAERFASDSEELADLEVRSRMAGRWRMASVQMSFAIMPALVYLVAGLSIAGGGQVISIGTLVAFTTLQARLFFPVGSLLSVGVEVQSSMALFERVFAYLDEPVEVDEREGAIDRPPSEVAGRVEFDEIGFRYSGESEWTFRDVSLQVEPGTTLALVGETGAGKTTLAYLLARLYDPEHGAVLIDGVDVRDLTRKSLAAAVGVVGQETYLFHSSIAENLRFAKPGASDDELVVAARAAQIHDLISSLPDGYATVVGERGYRFSGGEKQRIAIARAVLRNPPVLILDEATSALDNETERAVQRALDDLSRDRTTIAIAHRLSTVRDAEQIAVLAAGGVAELGTHDELMALGGRYAAMAGRSDDADADAEAPAALAA from the coding sequence ATGCTGGCTCTCTTTCGTCCCTACCGCAGGCGCCTCGGGACGGTCCTCTTCCTGATCTTCATCTCCGCCGGGCTCGGGATGGTGTCGCCGTTCCTGCTCAAGGCCGTCCTCGACACCGCGATCCCCGAGGCGAACACCACGCTCCTCATAGCGCTCGTCGGCGGCATGGTCGCGATCGCGGTCGCGACCGGAGCCCTCGGCGTCGCCCAGACGCTGCTCTCCAATCGCGTCGGCCAGCGCGTCATGCACGACCTGCGCGCCGACGTCTACCGGCATCTCCAGCGCCTCTCGCTCGCCTTCTTCACCCGCACCCGGACGGGCGACATCCAGTCGCGGATCGCCAACGACATCGGCGGCGTCCAGAACGTCGTCACCTCGACGGCGACCTCGATCGTCTCGAACGTCACGACGGTGCTGGCCGCGGTCGTCGCGATGTTCATCCTCGACTGGCGGCTCGCGAGCTTCGCGCTGATCCTGCTCCCGTTCTTCGTCTGGTTCACCCGCCGCGTCGGTCAGGAGCGAAAGCGGATCACCGCGGTCAAGCAGGGCCGGATGTCCGACATGTCATCGCTCGTCGAGGAGTCGCTGTCGGTCTCGGGGATGCTGCTGGGGCGGACGATGGGACGCTCCGACGAGCTGGCGGAGCGCTTCGCATCGGACTCCGAGGAGCTCGCCGATCTCGAGGTGCGCTCGCGAATGGCGGGGCGCTGGCGAATGGCCTCGGTCCAGATGTCGTTCGCGATCATGCCCGCGCTCGTCTACCTCGTCGCCGGGCTCTCGATCGCCGGCGGGGGCCAGGTGATCTCGATCGGCACCCTCGTCGCGTTCACGACGCTCCAGGCACGGCTGTTCTTCCCGGTCGGATCGCTGCTCTCGGTCGGCGTCGAGGTCCAGAGCTCGATGGCGCTCTTCGAGCGCGTCTTCGCCTACCTCGACGAGCCGGTCGAGGTCGACGAGCGCGAGGGGGCGATCGACCGTCCGCCGAGCGAGGTCGCGGGACGGGTCGAGTTCGACGAAATCGGCTTCCGCTATTCGGGCGAGTCGGAGTGGACCTTTCGCGACGTCTCGCTGCAGGTCGAGCCCGGGACGACGCTCGCGCTGGTCGGCGAGACCGGCGCCGGCAAGACGACGCTCGCCTACCTGCTCGCGCGGCTCTACGACCCCGAGCACGGAGCGGTGCTTATCGATGGCGTCGACGTCCGCGACCTGACCCGCAAATCGCTCGCGGCCGCCGTCGGGGTCGTCGGCCAGGAGACCTACCTCTTCCATTCCTCGATCGCCGAGAACCTGCGCTTCGCAAAGCCGGGAGCGAGCGACGACGAGCTCGTCGTCGCGGCGCGGGCGGCCCAGATCCACGACCTGATCTCGAGCCTGCCCGACGGCTACGCGACGGTCGTCGGCGAGCGCGGCTACCGCTTCTCCGGCGGTGAGAAGCAGCGGATCGCGATCGCCCGCGCGGTGCTCCGCAACCCGCCCGTCCTGATCCTCGACGAGGCGACGAGCGCGCTCGACAACGAGACCGAGCGTGCTGTGCAGCGCGCGCTCGACGACCTCTCGCGCGACCGCACGACGATCGCGATCGCCCACCGCCTGTCGACGGTCCGCGATGCCGAACAGATCGCCGTGCTCGCCGCCGGCGGCGTCGCCGAGCTCGGCACGCACGACGAGCTCATGGCGCTCGGCGGCCGCTACGCCGCGATGGCCGGGCGCAGCGACGACGCGGACGCGGACGCGGAGGCGCCGGCCGCGCTCGCCGCCTGA
- a CDS encoding MFS transporter has product MVLALGVGVVLADSSIVTLALPEILARFDTSVFGVSWVLTAFNIVLALLVVPAAALARRSPRATWSAGLVVFALASAACAVAPSITVLIFARCIQAVGGAALVGGAIELLARSRGSHAAAAPLWGAASLAGLALGPAAGGLLTELLSWEAIFFVQVPLIAGLALLPRLILGWPERGPSGPIRVAPEVALGLLSAGLTGAIFLLVIMLTQGWGLTPLAAALVISAMPAATLVAAAVARRGGGRARIASGAILLAGGLAALGLLPGAEVGWTLAPQVLVGAGIALALPGLERWALATRDPIGARATTTIAARHVGVVVGIVCLTPVFSAQLERQYEDARLSGTAFLLDAELPVATKAELGDALGAQIAAADGDLPDLGPAFEAVATDGEEGASLDALEAELTDEVDRAATQAFSLAFLLAGALALAAPIPIAVGRRREPGEVRP; this is encoded by the coding sequence ATGGTGCTGGCCCTCGGGGTCGGGGTCGTCCTCGCGGATTCCTCGATCGTCACGCTCGCGCTGCCGGAGATCCTCGCCCGCTTCGACACGTCGGTGTTCGGCGTGTCCTGGGTCCTTACCGCGTTCAACATCGTCCTCGCGCTGCTGGTCGTCCCGGCGGCGGCGCTCGCCCGGCGCTCGCCGCGCGCCACCTGGTCCGCGGGCCTCGTCGTCTTCGCGCTGGCCTCGGCGGCCTGCGCCGTCGCGCCGTCGATCACAGTGTTGATCTTCGCTCGCTGCATTCAGGCGGTCGGCGGCGCGGCGCTCGTCGGCGGGGCGATCGAGCTGCTCGCCCGCTCGCGCGGCTCGCACGCGGCCGCCGCGCCGCTCTGGGGTGCGGCGAGTCTCGCCGGTCTCGCGCTCGGTCCCGCGGCCGGTGGCCTGCTGACCGAGCTGCTGAGCTGGGAGGCGATCTTCTTCGTCCAGGTGCCGCTGATCGCCGGCCTCGCCCTCCTGCCTCGGCTCATCCTCGGCTGGCCGGAGCGCGGTCCGTCGGGGCCGATTCGCGTCGCGCCGGAGGTCGCGCTAGGCCTGCTCTCGGCCGGGCTGACCGGCGCGATCTTCCTGCTCGTGATCATGCTGACCCAGGGGTGGGGCCTGACGCCGCTCGCCGCCGCGCTCGTGATCTCGGCGATGCCGGCGGCGACGCTGGTCGCCGCGGCGGTGGCGCGACGCGGCGGTGGCCGGGCACGGATCGCCTCGGGCGCGATCCTGCTGGCGGGCGGACTCGCCGCGCTCGGGTTGCTCCCGGGCGCCGAGGTCGGCTGGACGCTGGCCCCGCAGGTCCTGGTCGGTGCCGGCATCGCGCTCGCCCTCCCCGGACTCGAGCGCTGGGCACTCGCGACCCGCGACCCGATCGGCGCTCGGGCGACCACCACGATCGCCGCGCGCCACGTCGGCGTCGTTGTCGGGATCGTCTGCCTGACGCCGGTGTTCAGCGCTCAGCTCGAGCGCCAGTACGAGGATGCGCGGTTGTCGGGGACGGCGTTCCTACTCGACGCCGAGCTCCCGGTCGCGACGAAGGCCGAGCTCGGCGACGCGCTCGGGGCGCAGATCGCTGCCGCCGACGGAGACCTGCCGGACCTCGGCCCCGCTTTCGAGGCGGTCGCGACCGATGGCGAGGAGGGCGCGAGCCTCGACGCGCTCGAGGCCGAGCTGACCGATGAGGTCGACCGCGCCGCGACACAGGCCTTCAGCCTCGCCTTCCTGCTCGCCGGGGCGCTGGCGCTCGCCGCTCCCATACCGATTGCGGTCGGGCGGAGGCGCGAACCGGGGGAGGTGCGGCCGTGA
- a CDS encoding LysR family transcriptional regulator: MRVEQLEYALAVIRQGSFRRAAEELHISQPALSESVRNLERELGVQLVDRKRGGVEVSEAGRELLPRMLDVIGANDDLRRACDEHHRGRRVIRLGTVTAATGPLLSPVVRRFRDLYPSSHVELVLGKRDKIDSALLDGSMDLALVNLLGDEWPTADLSATELLRGVPVACISTRSPLTAHAELTPADLIREPLIAMRAGYVMHDYVTRLLEGLDPVLSCSADGSEMGKFMVAGGLGVAILPDYSVAGDPLERSGEITSRPIAAEPVNVRLVLQHRSATALAPTLRALHDQFVARARELGGGLALVA; encoded by the coding sequence ATGCGTGTCGAGCAGCTCGAGTACGCGCTCGCGGTGATCAGGCAGGGATCCTTCCGGCGGGCCGCGGAGGAGCTCCACATCTCTCAGCCGGCGCTCTCGGAATCTGTCCGCAACCTCGAGCGCGAGCTCGGCGTGCAACTCGTGGATCGCAAGCGCGGCGGCGTCGAGGTCAGCGAGGCGGGACGCGAACTCTTGCCGCGGATGCTCGACGTGATAGGCGCGAACGACGATCTGCGCCGGGCATGCGACGAGCACCACCGCGGCCGCAGGGTTATCCGCCTGGGCACGGTGACGGCCGCGACCGGGCCGCTGCTCTCACCCGTCGTGAGGCGCTTTCGCGACCTCTACCCCTCGAGTCACGTCGAGCTCGTTCTCGGCAAGCGCGACAAGATCGATTCGGCCCTGCTCGACGGCAGCATGGACCTGGCCCTGGTCAACCTGCTCGGCGACGAGTGGCCGACCGCGGATCTCAGCGCGACGGAGTTGCTGCGGGGGGTCCCGGTGGCCTGCATCAGCACGCGCTCGCCGCTCACGGCGCACGCCGAGCTGACCCCGGCGGACCTGATCCGTGAACCGCTGATCGCGATGCGCGCGGGGTACGTGATGCACGACTACGTGACACGCCTGCTCGAGGGTCTCGACCCGGTCCTCTCATGCTCGGCCGACGGTTCCGAGATGGGCAAGTTCATGGTCGCCGGGGGACTCGGTGTGGCGATCCTCCCGGACTACAGCGTCGCCGGCGACCCTCTCGAGCGCTCCGGCGAGATCACCTCTCGACCGATCGCCGCCGAGCCCGTCAACGTCAGGCTCGTCCTCCAGCACCGCTCCGCCACGGCTCTCGCGCCGACGCTCAGGGCGCTTCACGATCAGTTCGTGGCGCGGGCACGTGAGTTGGGCGGTGGGCTCGCGCTCGTCGCCTGA
- the lon gene encoding endopeptidase La: MPQDSSSNRPDGVGEETESLLLLPIDDSIVFPGMSATIAIDIAPEIERVLVVPRHEREFAKVGTVAEVGERMSLPGGAEAVTLNGLHRGIAGAAHTDADGQLQVEVREHVDDEPAGEEVRELVSEYRAVVDEILDVRGADRRIGAFLRSIVRTGQLADTAGYSPDLTFEQKREILEELDVTERLRKAVAMQRERLAELQVRKRIRDDVEDGAERQQREYFLRKQMESIRKELGEDEGSAIDEYRKKIEDSGMPEEVAEQAERELGRLERAGEGSPENSMVRSYLDWIVSVPWSERSEERLDPKVAREVLDADHAGLDDVKKRITEYIAVRKLRTERGIADDKKSGAILTLIGPPGTGKTSIGESIARATGREFVRMSLGGVRDEAEIRGHRRTYIGAMPGRLVRALRDAGTMNPVIMLDEVDKVGADWRGDPSSALLEVLDPAQNHSFRDHYLDVELDLAEVLFIATANVAETIPGPLLDRMEVVRFDGYTTEEKVAIARDYLWPRQRDRNGLRSDEVSISDELLRELITEYTREAGVRNLERELGSVLRRTATKIAAGEVETPVEITLDDVRDALGRQRFFQESAERTAIPGVATGLSVTGAGGDVLFIEATRMKGKENLVLTGQLGDVMSESARIGLSYVRGHADDLGIDPDAFSDQEFHLHVPAGAIPKDGPSAGITMITALTSLMSGRPVKHTVGMTGEVTLQGRVLPIGGLKQKVLAAHAAGLTDVIIPERNRGDLDDVPEEVRDAMSFHPVMTIGEVLDLALEPAAAPTVSA; this comes from the coding sequence ATGCCCCAGGACAGCTCAAGCAACCGCCCGGACGGCGTAGGCGAGGAGACCGAGAGCCTCCTGCTGCTGCCGATCGACGACTCGATCGTCTTCCCGGGCATGTCGGCGACGATCGCGATCGACATCGCCCCCGAGATCGAGCGCGTGCTCGTCGTCCCGCGCCACGAGCGCGAGTTCGCCAAGGTCGGCACGGTCGCCGAGGTCGGCGAGCGGATGAGCCTGCCCGGCGGCGCCGAGGCCGTGACCCTGAACGGCCTGCACCGCGGGATCGCGGGAGCGGCGCACACCGACGCCGACGGTCAGCTCCAGGTCGAGGTGCGCGAGCACGTTGACGACGAGCCGGCCGGCGAGGAGGTCCGCGAGCTCGTCTCCGAGTACCGCGCCGTCGTCGACGAGATCCTCGACGTCCGCGGCGCCGACCGGCGGATCGGCGCGTTCCTGCGCTCGATCGTCCGCACGGGCCAGCTCGCCGACACGGCCGGCTACTCCCCCGACCTGACGTTCGAGCAGAAGCGCGAGATCCTCGAGGAGCTCGACGTCACCGAGCGCCTGCGAAAGGCAGTCGCGATGCAGCGCGAGCGGCTCGCCGAGCTGCAGGTCCGAAAGCGGATCCGCGACGACGTCGAGGACGGCGCCGAGCGCCAGCAGCGCGAGTACTTCCTGCGCAAGCAGATGGAGTCGATCCGCAAGGAGCTCGGTGAGGACGAGGGCTCGGCGATCGACGAGTACCGAAAGAAGATCGAGGACTCGGGCATGCCCGAGGAGGTCGCGGAGCAGGCCGAGCGCGAGCTCGGGCGGCTCGAGCGCGCCGGCGAGGGATCGCCGGAGAACTCGATGGTCCGCTCCTACCTCGACTGGATCGTGTCCGTGCCGTGGTCCGAGCGCTCCGAGGAGCGGCTCGACCCGAAGGTCGCGCGCGAGGTCCTCGACGCCGATCACGCCGGCCTCGACGACGTCAAGAAGCGGATCACCGAGTACATCGCCGTGCGCAAGCTGCGCACCGAGCGCGGGATCGCCGACGACAAGAAGTCCGGCGCGATCCTGACGCTGATCGGGCCTCCGGGCACCGGCAAGACCTCGATCGGCGAGTCGATCGCCCGCGCGACGGGGCGTGAGTTCGTGCGCATGTCGCTCGGCGGCGTCCGCGACGAGGCCGAGATCCGCGGTCACCGGCGCACCTACATCGGCGCGATGCCGGGCCGGCTGGTCCGCGCGCTCCGCGACGCGGGGACGATGAACCCGGTGATCATGCTCGACGAGGTCGACAAGGTCGGCGCCGACTGGCGCGGCGACCCGAGCTCGGCGCTGCTCGAGGTGCTCGACCCGGCGCAGAACCACTCGTTCCGAGATCACTATCTCGACGTCGAGCTCGACCTCGCCGAGGTCCTGTTCATCGCCACGGCGAACGTCGCTGAGACGATCCCGGGCCCGCTGCTCGACCGCATGGAGGTCGTGCGCTTCGACGGCTACACGACCGAGGAGAAGGTCGCGATCGCTCGTGACTACCTGTGGCCGCGCCAGCGCGACCGAAACGGTCTGCGCTCCGACGAGGTCTCGATCTCCGACGAGCTGCTGCGCGAGCTGATCACCGAATACACCCGCGAGGCGGGCGTGCGAAACCTCGAGCGCGAGCTCGGGTCGGTGCTCCGGCGGACGGCGACGAAGATCGCAGCGGGCGAGGTCGAGACTCCGGTCGAGATCACGCTGGACGACGTCCGTGACGCGCTCGGACGCCAGCGCTTCTTCCAGGAGTCCGCTGAGCGCACGGCGATCCCGGGCGTCGCGACCGGGCTCTCGGTCACGGGTGCCGGCGGCGACGTGCTGTTCATCGAGGCGACGCGGATGAAGGGCAAGGAGAACCTCGTCCTCACCGGTCAGCTCGGCGACGTGATGAGCGAATCGGCGCGGATCGGGCTGAGCTACGTGCGCGGTCACGCCGACGACCTCGGCATCGACCCCGACGCGTTCTCAGACCAGGAGTTCCACCTCCACGTCCCGGCGGGCGCGATCCCGAAGGACGGTCCGAGCGCGGGCATCACGATGATCACGGCGTTGACGTCGCTGATGAGCGGTCGCCCGGTCAAGCACACGGTCGGGATGACCGGCGAGGTCACCCTCCAGGGCCGAGTGCTGCCGATCGGCGGGTTGAAGCAGAAGGTGCTCGCGGCCCACGCCGCCGGGCTGACCGACGTGATCATCCCGGAGCGCAACCGCGGCGACCTCGACGACGTCCCGGAGGAGGTTCGCGACGCGATGAGCTTCCACCCGGTGATGACGATCGGCGAGGTCCTCGACCTCGCGCTCGAGCCGGCGGCCGCGCCGACCGTCAGCGCCTAG